From Verrucomicrobiota bacterium, the proteins below share one genomic window:
- a CDS encoding site-2 protease family protein — translation MPEFSLVDALQLFLILLASLSVHEWAHAWTAEKLGDSTARMMGRVTFNPIPHIDPIGTIIVPAFFLLFSGGGAFFAWAKPVPVNSSNFRNPKRDDILVAMAGPASNFVIALVVAVAFGIAARFTDPANIYPLASQIILINALLMVFNLIPVPPLDGSHVLRHLVGMRDETYIKFSQYGFFILIALLFLTPAHHILWAGILSVAHVALSLMQAIAG, via the coding sequence ATGCCTGAGTTCTCTCTCGTTGATGCGCTTCAGCTTTTTCTGATCCTCCTGGCCAGCCTTTCGGTTCACGAATGGGCGCATGCATGGACCGCGGAGAAACTCGGAGACTCGACTGCGCGAATGATGGGGAGGGTTACCTTCAATCCCATCCCGCACATCGACCCTATTGGAACGATTATTGTGCCCGCTTTTTTTCTTCTATTTTCCGGAGGGGGAGCTTTCTTCGCCTGGGCGAAACCAGTCCCCGTAAATTCATCCAATTTCCGCAATCCAAAGAGAGACGATATCCTGGTTGCGATGGCAGGCCCCGCATCCAACTTCGTGATCGCTCTGGTAGTAGCTGTGGCCTTCGGAATCGCAGCAAGGTTCACCGATCCCGCAAACATTTATCCGCTCGCCAGTCAGATTATCCTGATCAACGCGCTCCTCATGGTCTTCAATCTGATCCCCGTGCCACCACTCGACGGATCGCATGTGCTCCGGCACTTAGTGGGAATGCGAGATGAGACCTACATAAAGTTTTCCCAATATGGATTCTTTATTCTCATTGCTCTTCTCTTCCTCACTCCAGCCCACCATATCCTTTGGGCAGGGATCCTCTCTGTCGCACACGTTGCCCTGAGTTTAATGCAGGCAATCGCCGGGTAA
- a CDS encoding YicC/YloC family endoribonuclease yields the protein MNSMTGYGSGAASNETHFLEVEIHSVNQRGLVVAVHAPREWGGLETEISTFLRPKVARGKISVQLRIGRESGDKEEEPADWSEVDRRVATLKKALDRFGSDSPISAEVLYRILSDCERDATAPSWEEVKEIAYEALDSALEGFLQMRSEEGARLLEEFINRTTLLREILQTIKELDENRIPQHKDALLARLQQMDLPLDSSDERVAKEVAFLADRSDVTEELTRIDSHLTALEESFSSNDPIGRKLEFILQELHREWNTIGSKASLAEISAKVIEAKQELEKLREQAANVE from the coding sequence ATGAACAGCATGACCGGATATGGAAGCGGCGCCGCTTCCAACGAGACACATTTCCTCGAGGTGGAAATCCATTCCGTCAATCAAAGAGGGTTGGTTGTCGCCGTTCATGCCCCCCGCGAATGGGGCGGGCTTGAAACCGAAATCTCCACCTTCCTTCGTCCGAAAGTAGCTCGGGGCAAGATATCGGTACAGTTGCGGATTGGCCGCGAAAGTGGTGATAAGGAAGAAGAACCCGCTGATTGGTCTGAGGTGGATCGCCGAGTAGCCACCCTGAAGAAGGCACTCGATCGTTTTGGCTCAGATTCTCCGATTTCTGCCGAAGTCCTTTACCGAATCCTCTCCGATTGCGAGCGCGACGCTACAGCCCCTTCCTGGGAAGAGGTAAAAGAGATTGCCTACGAGGCTTTGGATTCAGCTCTCGAAGGGTTTTTACAAATGCGCTCTGAGGAAGGTGCTCGGCTTTTGGAGGAATTTATCAATCGCACAACTCTTCTCCGCGAGATCTTACAGACCATCAAAGAGCTCGACGAGAACAGGATTCCTCAACACAAAGACGCTCTTCTGGCTCGATTGCAGCAAATGGATCTACCGCTGGATTCTTCGGATGAACGGGTTGCCAAGGAGGTTGCTTTTCTTGCCGATCGCAGCGACGTGACCGAGGAGCTTACCCGGATCGACAGTCACCTCACCGCTCTGGAGGAGTCCTTCTCTTCAAATGACCCAATTGGACGAAAGCTGGAATTCATCTTGCAGGAACTACACCGGGAGTGGAACACCATCGGCTCCAAGGCGAGCCTTGCGGAAATCTCAGCGAAGGTGATCGAGGCCAAGCAGGAACTGGAAAAACTCCGGGAGCAGGCCGCCAACGTGGAGTGA
- a CDS encoding M20/M25/M40 family metallo-hydrolase, whose protein sequence is MSEASASDPPSFLRELLDARSPSGYEQEIQAVVDRTMGPISETYRKDTIGNRMASIGDGNDPTLMLAGHMDELGMIVSYVDDKGFVYFQPVGGHDRIMIPGRRVTIIAKAGDVRGVTGKRAIHLMTPEDRKKIPQIHEMWIDIGATSKEEALERISLGDPIVYTHGFEPLHGSVGIARGFDNKSGCYVVNEVVRRLAETKSDLQANVVAVSTSQEEIGTRGAIPSAFSVNPHFGIAVDVGHATDHPDCDARKVGKFTLGGGPIVYRGANINPVVFEKLLAAAESANIPVQVKAEAGPTPTDARALQMARAGVATGLVAIPLRYMHTPSEVVDLNDVEACVELIRHFALSLEAGGRGDW, encoded by the coding sequence GTGAGCGAAGCGAGCGCGTCTGACCCTCCCTCATTTCTGCGCGAGCTCCTCGACGCTCGTTCTCCATCCGGCTACGAGCAGGAGATCCAAGCGGTAGTCGACCGGACGATGGGTCCGATTTCCGAGACCTACCGGAAGGATACCATCGGCAACCGAATGGCCTCCATCGGGGACGGTAACGATCCCACCCTAATGCTGGCCGGGCATATGGATGAGCTTGGGATGATCGTCAGCTACGTTGACGACAAGGGTTTCGTTTATTTTCAGCCAGTAGGAGGCCATGACCGCATCATGATCCCAGGCAGGAGGGTCACGATCATCGCCAAAGCGGGAGACGTGAGAGGAGTCACTGGCAAGCGCGCCATCCATTTAATGACTCCAGAAGACCGAAAGAAGATTCCGCAAATTCACGAAATGTGGATCGATATCGGAGCCACATCTAAAGAGGAGGCATTGGAGAGGATTTCACTCGGGGACCCGATCGTATATACCCATGGTTTTGAACCGCTTCATGGGTCGGTCGGAATCGCACGCGGGTTCGACAACAAATCGGGGTGCTACGTAGTCAATGAAGTCGTTAGGCGTCTGGCTGAAACTAAGTCTGACCTGCAGGCGAACGTCGTTGCAGTCTCGACTAGCCAGGAAGAGATCGGAACACGCGGCGCAATCCCTTCGGCCTTCTCGGTCAACCCTCACTTCGGCATCGCTGTTGATGTCGGCCATGCGACCGACCATCCCGACTGCGATGCGCGAAAGGTGGGTAAGTTTACACTGGGTGGCGGACCAATCGTTTACCGCGGGGCAAATATAAATCCGGTTGTTTTCGAAAAGCTTCTTGCCGCTGCGGAGTCCGCCAATATCCCGGTTCAAGTCAAGGCCGAGGCTGGGCCGACCCCTACGGACGCGCGAGCGTTGCAAATGGCACGCGCGGGAGTGGCCACTGGTTTGGTAGCCATTCCGCTTCGCTACATGCACACTCCGAGCGAAGTCGTTGATCTCAACGACGTCGAAGCCTGCGTAGAATTGATCCGCCATTTTGCATTGTCTCTTGAGGCGGGGGGACGCGGAGACTGGTAG
- a CDS encoding sigma-70 family RNA polymerase sigma factor yields MKANLLQPKNRFTTNFPMPPSSKKRASNSDKEDRGDFQVRRSVETYEDKVEDVRDLPSSEKSALKLYLQEIGRTPLLTPEEEVTLARRIQKGDEEARNHMVQANLRLVVKIAHDYNNFGLPLLDLISEGNIGLVKAVERFDPDKGGKLSTYAAWWIKQSIKRALANQSKTIRLPVHLVDRIAKMRKITAALADEFGREPNDDEIAAEMGIPVNKVAHLKTVSVRPTSLDAPIGDDENTSFGQLVGDENAINPFDNLRTKSQMIDLDEILDDLEDREAQIIRLRFGIGNEGPLTLEEVGEKFEITRERVRQLQNIAISKMRRNMMGRERQRSAEEIQEETLEKKRMQVLHEFYEKTMSQQEQ; encoded by the coding sequence ATGAAAGCGAATCTCCTCCAGCCGAAGAACCGATTCACGACTAATTTCCCAATGCCACCATCTTCGAAAAAACGAGCTTCTAACTCCGACAAGGAAGATCGCGGTGACTTTCAGGTCCGGAGGTCTGTGGAGACCTATGAGGACAAGGTGGAAGACGTCAGGGATTTGCCGTCGTCGGAAAAGAGCGCCCTCAAGCTCTATCTACAGGAAATCGGGCGCACCCCTCTGCTAACTCCCGAGGAAGAAGTAACGCTCGCTCGCAGAATCCAAAAGGGAGACGAAGAAGCCCGGAACCACATGGTCCAGGCCAACCTTCGCCTAGTCGTCAAAATTGCCCACGACTACAATAATTTTGGGCTCCCGCTTCTCGACCTCATCAGCGAGGGGAACATTGGTTTGGTCAAGGCCGTGGAACGGTTTGATCCAGATAAAGGTGGGAAGTTGAGCACCTACGCAGCGTGGTGGATCAAGCAGTCGATCAAGCGGGCACTGGCGAATCAGAGTAAAACCATCCGCCTCCCCGTCCATCTGGTGGACCGTATTGCAAAGATGCGGAAGATTACCGCTGCTCTCGCTGATGAATTCGGACGTGAGCCCAACGACGACGAAATCGCCGCGGAGATGGGTATCCCTGTCAACAAAGTGGCCCACCTCAAAACCGTGAGCGTCCGGCCCACCTCTCTCGACGCGCCGATCGGCGACGATGAAAACACGAGCTTTGGACAGTTGGTCGGTGACGAAAATGCCATCAACCCATTCGACAACCTGCGCACCAAATCGCAGATGATCGACCTGGATGAAATTCTCGATGATTTGGAAGATCGCGAGGCCCAGATCATCCGCCTACGTTTTGGGATTGGAAACGAGGGTCCTCTTACTTTGGAAGAGGTTGGTGAGAAGTTTGAGATTACCCGCGAGCGGGTACGTCAGCTCCAGAACATTGCGATCAGCAAAATGCGCCGTAACATGATGGGCCGCGAACGCCAGCGCTCCGCCGAAGAGATCCAAGAGGAGACTCTCGAGAAAAAACGGATGCAGGTGCTTCACGAGTTCTACGAGAAAACGATGTCGCAGCAGGAGCAGTGA
- the trpE gene encoding anthranilate synthase component I, producing the protein MFIPRPSREEFRKLTSQGNLIPVLADFFADWETPVSVYAKLSGSKPAFLLESVEGGENASRYCFIGCNPRKIFESKEETTIIRERDGSERTIPTPKDPLSLIEEEIARFDPVVLEGLPPFVGGAVGFLSYEYIHRIEPTVPRAEEDVLGTPVSYYAMIDSLVIFDRAHQKLQLCASVIVGENEDPDSAYDRALGEIRAMATLLEAPAPKALRSVPDKTDIPVPKGNFEQATFEQAVSDCREYVHAGDVVQVVLSQRFEKKYQHTPIDLYRTLRTINPSPYMFILETENFALVGASPEVHVRLTGDRVEIRPIAGTRPRGKSSEEDMQMEEDLLADPKERAEHLMLVDLARNDIGRVCKAGSVHVPDFMTIERYSHVMHIVSQVEGRISPDRTAFDLLRATFPAGTVSGAPKVRAMQIIAEKEKTTRGPYSGALGYFSYDGNHDSCIAIRSALIQSGKVFVQSGAGLVADSVPKTEFEETINKARGLLKAVEISEIVHDESESPPAEEPIHD; encoded by the coding sequence ATGTTCATCCCGCGCCCATCCCGCGAAGAGTTCCGCAAACTCACCAGCCAAGGAAACCTGATTCCTGTCCTAGCTGACTTCTTTGCCGATTGGGAGACTCCTGTTTCCGTCTACGCGAAGCTATCGGGTTCGAAGCCAGCTTTTCTGCTCGAGTCAGTAGAAGGGGGGGAGAACGCGAGTCGCTACTGTTTTATCGGATGTAATCCTCGCAAGATTTTCGAATCCAAGGAAGAGACCACGATAATTCGGGAAAGAGATGGCTCCGAACGGACGATTCCCACGCCGAAAGATCCACTTTCTTTGATCGAAGAAGAAATCGCTCGCTTCGATCCGGTTGTGCTGGAGGGGCTTCCACCGTTTGTTGGAGGAGCGGTCGGGTTCCTCTCCTACGAGTACATCCACAGGATCGAACCCACAGTTCCGAGGGCTGAGGAAGACGTTCTCGGAACTCCAGTGAGCTATTACGCGATGATCGACTCCCTGGTCATCTTTGACCGTGCTCACCAAAAACTCCAGCTCTGCGCTTCCGTTATTGTCGGGGAAAACGAGGATCCCGATTCTGCCTACGATCGAGCCTTGGGAGAGATTAGGGCGATGGCTACCCTACTGGAAGCACCTGCTCCCAAGGCCCTCCGCTCCGTTCCCGATAAAACCGATATTCCGGTTCCAAAGGGGAATTTCGAGCAAGCAACCTTTGAACAAGCCGTGTCTGACTGCCGGGAATACGTGCATGCGGGTGATGTGGTTCAAGTCGTTCTCTCTCAGCGCTTTGAGAAGAAGTACCAGCACACGCCCATCGACCTCTATCGGACCTTGCGCACGATTAACCCCTCTCCGTACATGTTTATCCTCGAAACGGAGAATTTTGCCCTGGTAGGTGCTTCTCCAGAGGTGCATGTGCGACTCACAGGAGATCGAGTCGAGATTCGGCCCATCGCGGGAACCCGACCCAGGGGCAAAAGCTCTGAGGAGGATATGCAAATGGAGGAAGACCTCTTGGCCGACCCGAAAGAGCGGGCAGAGCATCTGATGCTTGTCGACCTGGCGCGCAACGACATAGGTCGCGTCTGCAAGGCAGGCTCGGTCCACGTCCCGGATTTCATGACCATTGAGCGCTACTCCCACGTCATGCACATCGTTTCGCAGGTAGAGGGGAGGATCTCTCCGGATCGCACCGCCTTTGATCTTCTGCGAGCTACCTTCCCTGCCGGAACGGTGAGCGGAGCGCCCAAGGTGCGGGCGATGCAGATTATCGCTGAGAAGGAGAAGACCACGCGAGGCCCTTATTCAGGCGCCCTCGGCTACTTTTCTTACGACGGGAACCACGACTCCTGTATAGCCATTCGGTCTGCTCTGATTCAGTCTGGGAAGGTTTTCGTCCAATCCGGGGCGGGTCTCGTGGCCGATTCGGTGCCCAAAACCGAATTTGAAGAAACCATAAATAAAGCACGTGGCCTCTTGAAAGCCGTGGAGATTTCGGAAATAGTGCACGATGAAAGCGAATCTCCTCCAGCCGAAGAACCGATTCACGACTAA
- the msrB gene encoding peptide-methionine (R)-S-oxide reductase MsrB codes for MNTESCEDGACGLPTGNSAEGRGALVNLTEAQWKEILTPEQFYVMREDGTERPFRNEYWDEKRPGIFVCPATEVPLFSSEDKYDSGTGWPSFTKPISPDVVGEELDSSYGMRRTETVNVACGSHLGHVFEDGPPPTGLRYCMNSTALKFIPAESAEAIPELIEKQKLVAEKRIAELQAMSESGS; via the coding sequence ATGAACACTGAATCCTGCGAAGACGGAGCTTGTGGGCTCCCTACTGGCAACTCTGCTGAAGGGCGGGGAGCCCTAGTTAACCTTACTGAAGCGCAATGGAAAGAGATTCTGACGCCAGAGCAATTTTACGTAATGAGGGAGGACGGCACTGAACGCCCCTTCCGCAACGAATACTGGGATGAAAAGAGGCCAGGTATCTTTGTCTGTCCAGCGACCGAGGTGCCTCTTTTCTCAAGCGAAGACAAATACGACTCAGGCACTGGCTGGCCAAGCTTCACCAAACCCATCTCCCCCGATGTAGTTGGAGAGGAACTAGATTCCTCCTACGGAATGCGTCGTACCGAGACCGTCAACGTCGCCTGCGGGAGCCACCTCGGGCATGTGTTTGAAGACGGTCCCCCTCCCACTGGCCTCCGCTACTGCATGAACTCAACAGCGCTGAAGTTCATTCCTGCAGAGTCAGCCGAGGCAATCCCGGAGCTCATCGAGAAACAAAAGCTAGTCGCGGAGAAACGAATTGCTGAACTGCAGGCTATGAGCGAGTCTGGATCGTAG
- a CDS encoding flavoprotein, with translation MSAEKPDSLPSLGDKTVVLGVTGSIAAYRAADIASQLTQRGASVFPVMTEEATRLIAPLTLKTLSRNPVAVDLWREEEEWQPGHIELADNADLLLVAPATAHTLACFANGLAPDLLTSLYLATEAPVLIAPAMNGKMLAHPATQKNLKTLEERGHSFVEPGEGMLACGYEGKGRLAALEDILSAATDLLCKGS, from the coding sequence ATGTCAGCAGAGAAGCCAGACTCACTCCCTTCGCTGGGCGATAAGACGGTTGTGCTCGGCGTAACCGGAAGCATTGCTGCGTATCGCGCTGCAGACATCGCAAGCCAGTTGACCCAGCGGGGTGCGTCCGTTTTCCCGGTGATGACCGAAGAAGCTACCCGATTGATTGCTCCTTTGACCCTTAAAACCCTTTCCCGAAATCCTGTCGCGGTAGATCTCTGGCGTGAGGAGGAAGAATGGCAGCCGGGCCACATTGAGCTGGCCGACAACGCGGATCTGCTGTTGGTTGCACCGGCAACCGCTCACACTCTTGCCTGTTTCGCGAACGGTTTGGCTCCGGATCTTCTTACTTCGCTCTATTTGGCAACCGAGGCACCCGTCCTGATTGCGCCGGCCATGAATGGAAAAATGCTCGCTCATCCCGCTACGCAGAAAAACCTAAAGACCCTCGAAGAGCGCGGGCACTCGTTTGTTGAACCAGGCGAAGGAATGTTGGCCTGCGGTTACGAGGGAAAGGGTCGCCTCGCTGCACTAGAGGATATTCTTTCTGCCGCAACCGACCTTCTCTGCAAGGGCTCATGA
- the holA gene encoding DNA polymerase III subunit delta, whose protein sequence is MTESLCLILGDDEFLVDRRAGEIFGPWKEAAVDEYSVEILDGRVQTVDEVSALISRFTEAVQMDSLFGGGAKTVWLRNLSFLGEGRLGQSAGAKSEVERLKELLENLTPESGRVLVSGAPVDRRRTFFKWASSQSGFEGIDARKAGPAAFQQVIESECKMADVTISRMALEILRAKLNGEIRMGAEEIRKLITALPDGENRITETQVAEEVPEFGEAEFFEAADRFFQGDLGHALEAIRRHFFSQKEGRPLLTNLLNRNRLMIQLKVLVDSGEVRLSGRRIDAASLKEVADRVEPWYGPTGQKNPVNVFAQNPFYLGNLAEAARRVPLRKLFDFQTAFVGAFRELVNRPADHEGVFRELAVRCLAPAGKG, encoded by the coding sequence ATGACGGAATCACTTTGCCTCATCCTGGGGGATGATGAGTTTCTCGTGGACCGACGGGCGGGTGAAATTTTTGGACCTTGGAAAGAGGCGGCTGTAGACGAGTATTCTGTAGAGATTTTGGATGGGAGAGTCCAAACCGTGGATGAGGTGTCGGCTCTCATCTCGAGGTTTACCGAAGCGGTTCAGATGGATTCCCTTTTCGGGGGCGGGGCAAAGACGGTCTGGCTTCGCAATCTCTCCTTTCTTGGGGAAGGGCGACTCGGCCAAAGTGCGGGAGCTAAGAGTGAAGTGGAAAGACTGAAGGAGTTGCTGGAAAACCTGACTCCCGAAAGTGGCAGAGTGTTGGTGTCGGGTGCTCCGGTTGATCGTCGACGGACGTTTTTTAAGTGGGCTTCGTCCCAATCAGGGTTTGAAGGAATTGATGCGAGGAAAGCAGGTCCGGCTGCCTTTCAACAGGTCATTGAGTCCGAATGCAAAATGGCCGATGTAACGATCTCGCGGATGGCTTTGGAGATTCTACGGGCCAAACTGAACGGAGAGATTCGGATGGGAGCAGAAGAAATCCGGAAGTTGATCACCGCCTTGCCTGACGGAGAGAACAGGATCACGGAAACTCAGGTGGCTGAAGAGGTTCCCGAGTTTGGCGAAGCGGAGTTTTTTGAAGCTGCCGATCGGTTTTTTCAGGGAGATCTTGGGCATGCACTCGAAGCCATTCGGCGTCACTTCTTTTCCCAGAAAGAGGGGCGGCCTCTCCTCACTAACCTACTCAATCGAAACCGGCTTATGATTCAGCTAAAGGTGTTGGTAGATAGTGGAGAAGTGCGGCTCAGCGGAAGGCGGATTGATGCGGCATCGCTGAAGGAGGTAGCAGATCGGGTGGAGCCTTGGTATGGTCCAACCGGTCAGAAGAATCCGGTCAACGTTTTCGCCCAAAACCCATTTTATCTCGGAAATCTCGCCGAAGCGGCCCGGCGGGTTCCTCTTCGGAAACTCTTTGACTTTCAAACAGCCTTTGTTGGCGCTTTTCGCGAACTCGTGAATCGGCCAGCCGATCATGAGGGTGTCTTCCGCGAGCTTGCGGTTCGTTGCTTGGCTCCGGCGGGAAAGGGGTAG
- the purB gene encoding adenylosuccinate lyase, whose protein sequence is MIPNILAERYASPAMREIWSPAGKVIFERQLWVAVLRAQKDLGLPVSEGAIEAYEAVVEQVDLDSIKRREVETRHDVKARIEEFCALAGFEEIHRGMTSRDLTENVEQLQVAQSLEVVRKKACTTLARIQQRAVEFSDLVFPGRTHNVPAQPTTFGKRLAMYGEELLVAIRSFERVADAYPVRGLKGAVGTQLDLQTLFDGNSAKVKELEERLVHHLGFTNRFKTVGQVYPRSLDHEVVSALVGVAAAPSNLARSLRLMAGHETASEGFAPGQTGSSAMPHKMNSRSCERVNGFLVLLRGYETMAAALAGDQWHEGDVSCSVVRRVALPDAFFAIDGLFETFLTVLGQMEVYPAVIDRENATYFPFLSSTTLLMEAVRAGAGRESAHEAIKRHAIATVNDLRSGKQTENDFAKRLGSDPDFPLDQVAVEAVIAKAPDLTGQAKEQVKAFAAEVDSYLSDKDKSWRDYRPGDIL, encoded by the coding sequence ATGATTCCAAATATATTAGCCGAACGATATGCGTCACCCGCGATGAGGGAGATCTGGTCGCCTGCAGGTAAAGTTATTTTTGAAAGACAGCTTTGGGTAGCAGTGCTGCGGGCCCAGAAAGATCTTGGGCTTCCGGTATCCGAGGGAGCCATCGAAGCCTACGAAGCGGTGGTTGAACAGGTAGACCTCGATTCCATCAAGAGGCGCGAAGTCGAGACCCGTCATGATGTGAAGGCAAGGATCGAGGAGTTTTGTGCGCTCGCTGGATTTGAAGAAATCCACCGTGGGATGACCAGCCGGGATCTAACGGAGAATGTTGAACAGCTCCAAGTAGCCCAATCCCTGGAAGTGGTCAGGAAGAAAGCCTGTACGACCCTCGCCCGGATTCAGCAACGGGCCGTAGAGTTTTCAGACCTCGTTTTCCCAGGGCGCACTCATAACGTGCCTGCCCAGCCGACTACTTTCGGGAAAAGGCTGGCGATGTATGGCGAGGAATTGCTGGTAGCGATCCGTTCTTTTGAAAGGGTAGCGGACGCTTATCCGGTCCGAGGTTTGAAGGGTGCGGTGGGTACGCAGCTGGATCTTCAGACTCTTTTTGATGGGAACTCAGCGAAGGTGAAAGAGCTGGAAGAACGCCTCGTTCATCATCTTGGATTTACGAATAGGTTCAAAACGGTAGGCCAGGTCTATCCACGAAGTTTAGATCATGAAGTGGTCAGTGCACTGGTGGGTGTCGCTGCTGCGCCCTCCAACCTCGCCCGAAGTTTGCGTTTGATGGCGGGTCACGAAACCGCCTCTGAGGGTTTTGCCCCTGGGCAAACGGGTTCTTCGGCCATGCCGCATAAGATGAATTCCCGTTCCTGTGAACGCGTGAACGGCTTTCTTGTGCTACTCCGCGGCTATGAAACGATGGCTGCCGCACTCGCAGGCGACCAATGGCATGAGGGAGATGTTTCCTGTTCGGTAGTGCGTAGAGTAGCGCTACCGGATGCCTTCTTTGCGATTGATGGGCTCTTCGAGACGTTCCTCACCGTCCTCGGACAGATGGAGGTTTATCCAGCGGTGATCGACCGTGAGAACGCTACCTACTTTCCGTTCCTCAGCTCCACCACGTTGCTCATGGAGGCGGTTCGCGCGGGCGCGGGACGCGAATCAGCCCACGAAGCAATCAAGAGACATGCGATTGCTACGGTCAACGACCTGCGCTCCGGAAAACAGACGGAGAATGATTTTGCGAAACGCCTCGGCTCTGACCCGGATTTCCCGTTGGATCAGGTCGCCGTCGAGGCAGTCATCGCCAAAGCTCCGGATCTCACCGGTCAGGCGAAAGAACAGGTGAAGGCTTTTGCTGCAGAGGTAGATTCGTATTTGTCGGACAAGGACAAATCGTGGAGAGACTACCGACCTGGGGATATTTTGTAA
- the argH gene encoding argininosuccinate lyase has translation MGENKQATWGGRFTGGPSERMQAFSESVSFDAELAPFDIEGSLAHAAMLASVGILTEEENEAIAKGLKDIGDAIALGEFEWDPALEDVHMNIEQALSAKVPVAAKLHTARSRNDQVATDVRLYLRAAADSLDKSFATLLHSLVDVSEQTVDLLLPGYTHLQRGQPVSAAHHFLAYAEMFGRDRERFSLFRERINVLPLGSGALAGTTLPIDRAHVAKSLGFVDEAGSPRLSANSLDAVSDRDAPLEFCFHASLAGLHLSRIAEDLILWNSAEFGFVSLPDAYTTGSSLMPQKKNPDALELIRGKAARLQGNLATLQAMVKNLPLTYNRDLQEDKLPLFDSFHTLQDCLEVLADLLPGIRFNENRCAEAVADPLLLATDLADFLVEKGVPFRAAHHQVGSLVALSEKMEIPIHELPEEEARKAAEGLTDGWREVFDLQRAMAKRSGVGMPGPEPVRDQIESWIRRLKG, from the coding sequence ATGGGTGAGAATAAACAGGCGACATGGGGCGGACGGTTTACCGGCGGTCCTTCGGAACGGATGCAAGCATTCAGCGAATCCGTATCCTTTGACGCGGAGTTAGCACCCTTTGACATCGAAGGCAGCCTCGCACATGCCGCGATGCTGGCATCCGTTGGTATCCTCACCGAGGAAGAGAACGAGGCAATCGCGAAAGGCCTCAAAGACATTGGAGATGCAATTGCGCTGGGAGAGTTTGAATGGGATCCCGCTTTGGAAGATGTTCATATGAACATCGAACAGGCTCTTTCTGCCAAAGTTCCGGTAGCGGCAAAACTCCACACTGCGCGAAGCAGGAATGACCAGGTGGCTACGGACGTTAGGCTCTACCTCCGGGCCGCAGCTGACAGTCTCGACAAGTCATTTGCAACTCTACTTCACTCGCTCGTCGACGTATCCGAACAGACGGTCGATCTGCTCCTTCCCGGTTACACCCATCTTCAACGGGGCCAGCCAGTTTCGGCGGCTCACCATTTTCTCGCATACGCCGAAATGTTTGGTCGGGATCGTGAAAGGTTTTCTCTCTTCCGGGAAAGGATCAACGTCCTGCCTCTTGGCTCGGGTGCTCTGGCCGGGACAACTCTTCCGATTGATCGGGCGCATGTTGCAAAAAGTCTCGGTTTCGTGGACGAGGCCGGTTCGCCCCGGCTTTCTGCAAACAGCTTGGATGCGGTGTCCGATCGGGACGCACCTTTGGAGTTCTGCTTCCATGCGTCACTTGCCGGACTCCACCTTTCGCGGATCGCTGAGGATTTGATCCTCTGGAACAGCGCCGAATTCGGCTTTGTCAGCCTCCCGGACGCCTACACCACGGGATCAAGCCTGATGCCTCAGAAGAAAAATCCAGATGCGTTGGAACTGATCCGAGGTAAGGCCGCTCGATTACAAGGCAACCTGGCCACCCTGCAGGCAATGGTGAAAAACCTTCCGCTGACCTACAATCGCGACCTCCAGGAGGATAAGCTTCCGCTCTTTGATTCTTTCCACACGCTACAGGATTGCCTGGAAGTGCTCGCCGACTTGCTTCCGGGCATTCGATTCAACGAGAACAGGTGTGCTGAAGCCGTTGCTGATCCTCTCCTCTTGGCCACCGACCTCGCCGACTTTCTCGTAGAAAAAGGCGTTCCGTTCCGGGCCGCCCATCATCAAGTCGGTAGCCTCGTTGCGTTGTCCGAAAAAATGGAAATCCCCATCCATGAACTTCCGGAAGAAGAAGCACGAAAAGCCGCTGAAGGTTTGACGGATGGATGGCGGGAAGTCTTCGATTTGCAGAGAGCTATGGCCAAACGGTCCGGGGTAGGCATGCCCGGGCCGGAACCGGTGAGAGACCAGATTGAAAGCTGGATCCGAAGGCTAAAGGGCTAG